One segment of Pseudodesulfovibrio sp. 5S69 DNA contains the following:
- a CDS encoding methyl-accepting chemotaxis protein — MLSFIRRRLSLKLLIPLCLVIVAGIGGLVYYVTESTFGMAYSATENTAQEQAVSAARSLSMFLRDQRSMARMLSRNPDMLAAVGGTPQAAQDACIAIVKSNPNVWGVEVFDARGQVKAGANSNDVKMVGLYVASRHFAKEVLKGNDTGVMDKTIVSDRKSGAHIFSISYPIRDGEGQVRGGVVLFCSWDAFVKQFVAPVHLGQNGYGFVLDGDGRFIHHPDDKQFRKDASGFEFVKKAMDKKEGIVEYKWEGTRKFLAVAQDPMTGWFVCMSASVDDIAAVAARQGQVMQMVGAGLILAVMVLVHLLLALFVFRPVKKTVAMAEATAHGELGRAYDKNENGDEIASMQSALIDIRRTVRSMTENFAEVARRIERGNFNERGDADGFKGEFAGLINGTNYMLDGMVSLLDELPLPLMAISKEHSILFINKAGAAMGGAEIDELTGTTCSDYFLTGDCDPEKCACDKAMRGREMVFSNTEAHPGSRSLEIDYFGMPLLDENGEVLGAVKVIMDQTEIRRVQREMLETATQADSVATMLSAASQELAAQVEQTTRGAERQQAMSADVASAMEEMNATVLEIARNASNAAQNADQMRENAVRGGEVVMAVVNSIEQLRERAGLVDRNIRDLGTEVEAIGAIMTVISDIADQTNLLALNAAIEAARAGDAGRGFAVVADEVRKLAEKTMNATQEVGGAIKSIQDGTRRNLAAFQNATEAIDESTDLAAKAGEALDDILKVVKVADDQIRSIATASEEQAATTTEVSRSVEEVNEVSNEIAGAMTESTTAVSDLARLAEELKQITTRIGRDD, encoded by the coding sequence ATGCTTTCATTTATCCGGCGGCGGCTTTCACTCAAGCTGCTCATTCCCTTGTGTCTGGTCATCGTGGCCGGCATCGGCGGTCTGGTCTACTACGTTACCGAATCCACCTTCGGCATGGCATATTCCGCCACCGAGAATACGGCCCAGGAACAGGCGGTGTCCGCCGCCCGCTCTCTGAGCATGTTCCTCAGGGACCAGCGGTCCATGGCCCGGATGCTCTCCCGCAATCCGGACATGCTCGCCGCAGTGGGCGGGACGCCCCAGGCGGCGCAGGATGCCTGCATCGCCATCGTCAAGTCCAACCCCAACGTGTGGGGCGTGGAGGTTTTCGACGCCAGGGGCCAGGTCAAGGCCGGAGCCAACAGCAACGACGTCAAAATGGTCGGGCTCTATGTCGCTTCCCGGCATTTCGCCAAGGAAGTGCTCAAGGGCAACGACACCGGCGTCATGGACAAGACCATCGTCTCGGACCGCAAGTCCGGGGCGCACATCTTCAGCATCAGCTACCCCATCCGCGACGGTGAGGGCCAGGTCCGCGGCGGGGTGGTCCTGTTCTGTTCCTGGGACGCTTTCGTGAAGCAGTTCGTGGCCCCCGTCCACCTCGGCCAAAACGGCTACGGCTTTGTCCTCGACGGCGACGGTCGTTTTATTCACCACCCGGACGACAAGCAGTTCCGCAAGGACGCCAGCGGGTTCGAGTTCGTCAAGAAGGCCATGGACAAGAAGGAGGGGATCGTCGAGTACAAATGGGAAGGTACCCGCAAGTTCCTGGCCGTTGCCCAAGACCCCATGACTGGCTGGTTCGTGTGCATGAGCGCCTCGGTGGACGACATCGCCGCCGTGGCCGCCCGGCAGGGACAGGTCATGCAGATGGTCGGCGCCGGGTTGATCCTGGCGGTCATGGTCCTGGTGCACCTCCTGCTGGCCCTCTTCGTGTTCCGTCCGGTCAAGAAGACCGTGGCCATGGCCGAGGCCACGGCCCACGGCGAGCTGGGCCGCGCCTACGACAAGAACGAGAACGGCGACGAGATCGCCAGCATGCAGTCGGCGCTTATTGATATCCGCCGTACGGTGCGCTCCATGACCGAGAACTTCGCCGAGGTGGCCCGCCGGATCGAGCGCGGCAACTTCAATGAGCGTGGTGATGCCGACGGTTTCAAGGGCGAATTCGCCGGACTCATCAATGGGACCAACTACATGCTCGACGGCATGGTCAGCCTGCTCGACGAATTGCCCCTGCCGCTGATGGCCATTTCCAAGGAGCACTCCATCCTGTTCATCAACAAGGCGGGTGCGGCCATGGGCGGAGCGGAGATCGACGAACTCACCGGCACGACCTGCTCCGACTACTTCCTGACCGGCGACTGCGACCCGGAGAAATGCGCCTGCGACAAGGCCATGCGCGGCCGGGAGATGGTCTTCTCCAACACCGAGGCGCATCCCGGTTCACGGTCCTTGGAGATCGACTATTTCGGCATGCCGCTGCTGGACGAGAACGGCGAAGTGCTCGGTGCGGTCAAGGTCATCATGGACCAGACCGAGATCCGCCGGGTCCAGCGCGAGATGCTGGAGACCGCCACCCAGGCCGATTCCGTGGCCACCATGCTGTCCGCCGCCTCCCAGGAGCTGGCCGCCCAGGTGGAGCAGACCACGCGGGGCGCGGAGCGGCAGCAGGCCATGTCCGCGGACGTGGCCTCGGCCATGGAAGAGATGAATGCCACCGTGCTCGAGATCGCCCGCAACGCCTCCAACGCCGCCCAGAACGCGGATCAGATGCGCGAGAACGCCGTGCGCGGCGGCGAGGTGGTCATGGCCGTGGTCAATTCCATCGAACAGTTGCGCGAACGCGCCGGGCTGGTGGACCGGAATATCCGCGACCTCGGCACCGAGGTGGAGGCCATCGGCGCGATCATGACGGTCATCTCCGACATCGCGGACCAGACCAACCTGTTGGCGCTCAATGCCGCCATCGAGGCCGCCCGGGCCGGTGACGCCGGGCGCGGTTTCGCCGTGGTCGCCGACGAAGTCCGTAAGCTGGCCGAAAAGACCATGAACGCCACCCAGGAAGTGGGCGGGGCCATCAAGTCCATCCAGGACGGCACCCGCCGCAACCTGGCCGCCTTCCAGAACGCCACCGAGGCCATCGACGAGTCTACGGACCTGGCCGCCAAGGCCGGAGAGGCCCTGGACGATATCCTCAAGGTGGTCAAGGTGGCGGACGACCAGATCCGCAGCATCGCCACCGCCTCCGAGGAGCAGGCTGCGACCACCACCGAGGTCAGCCGCAGCGTGGAAGAGGTCAACGAGGTGTCCAACGAGATCGCCGGGGCCATGACCGAATCGACCACTGCCGTAAGCGATCTGGCCCGGCTGGCCGAGGAACTCAAGCAGATCACCACGCGCATCGGCCGCGACGATTAG
- a CDS encoding GGDEF domain-containing response regulator produces the protein MNQTLEDSLFQRKQTGFLLSPDKSLAEMLQKLWSPDVLEFRVFDRGARAIELMFTDPPDLLVVDNRLKDISGREVANLVKSENVYRQLPVVMCVDPVDVEEPWNWNQIEVDDFLVRPFNPSEVRDRINLTLCRAMRALDANPLSKLPGNTSIIQRIQQLIDNGDDFALAYCDLDYFKSYNDKYGFSRGDEVLMMAARVIVNTIRSYQGVSSFVGHVGGDDFVFILPPDKVEDACKRIIKAFDEIVPHFYDPDDRKRGNITSVDREGNTKVFPLMAISLAVVVNTERRIEHYGEVSSIAMELKKKAKADPKSSYVIDRRQS, from the coding sequence ATGAACCAGACCCTTGAAGATTCCCTGTTCCAACGGAAACAGACGGGCTTTTTGCTCTCCCCGGACAAGTCCCTGGCCGAGATGCTGCAAAAGCTCTGGTCCCCGGATGTCCTGGAGTTCCGGGTCTTCGACAGGGGGGCGCGGGCCATCGAGCTGATGTTCACCGATCCGCCGGACCTGCTTGTGGTGGACAACCGGCTCAAGGACATCTCCGGCCGCGAAGTGGCCAACCTGGTCAAGAGCGAGAACGTCTACCGCCAGCTTCCGGTGGTCATGTGCGTGGACCCGGTGGACGTGGAGGAGCCGTGGAACTGGAACCAGATCGAGGTGGACGACTTCCTGGTCCGGCCGTTCAACCCGTCCGAGGTGCGCGACCGCATCAACCTGACCCTGTGCCGGGCCATGCGCGCCCTGGACGCCAATCCGCTGTCCAAGCTGCCGGGCAACACCTCCATCATCCAGCGTATCCAGCAGCTCATCGACAACGGCGATGACTTCGCCCTGGCTTACTGCGACCTCGACTATTTCAAGTCCTACAACGACAAGTACGGCTTCTCGCGCGGCGACGAGGTGCTCATGATGGCCGCCCGGGTCATCGTCAACACCATCCGCAGCTACCAGGGCGTGTCGAGCTTCGTGGGCCACGTGGGCGGCGACGACTTCGTCTTCATCCTGCCGCCGGACAAGGTCGAGGACGCCTGCAAACGGATCATCAAGGCGTTCGACGAGATCGTGCCCCATTTCTACGACCCCGACGACCGCAAGCGCGGCAACATCACCTCCGTGGACCGGGAGGGCAACACCAAGGTCTTCCCGCTCATGGCCATCTCCCTGGCCGTGGTGGTCAACACCGAGCGGCGCATCGAGCACTACGGCGAGGTTTCGTCCATCGCCATGGAGTTGAAGAAAAAGGCCAAGGCAGACCCGAAGAGCAGCTATGTCATCGACCGACGCCAATCGTAA
- the xerC gene encoding tyrosine recombinase XerC — protein MSSTDANRNEPGELVRGFLAYLEVEKGYSPATIRSYSTDLDQFEEFLRGRKATLERPVRLNRDHVRAFLAELHRRQLTKTSMGRKLSSLRAYFKYLLRHKLITKDPAAGIRNPKQEKRHPQVLNVDQAVALMEAHVDPDPEGLRDVALAELLYGSGLRISEAIGLDLNDVDSDVIRVTGKGSKERIVPLSDAAVERIRRYMSQRHAFLKDNYAEQALFLSSRAGKRLDRRQANRIVAKLAKLAGLPKDVHPHMLRHSFATHMLEAGADLRSVQELLGHENLTTTQRYTHLDMQRIMQVYDHAHPLAGEHKNDTDKD, from the coding sequence ATGTCATCGACCGACGCCAATCGTAACGAACCGGGCGAACTCGTCCGGGGTTTCCTCGCCTACCTCGAGGTCGAGAAGGGCTATTCCCCGGCCACCATCCGTTCCTATTCCACGGACCTCGACCAGTTCGAGGAGTTCCTCCGGGGCCGCAAGGCGACCCTGGAGCGCCCGGTCCGCCTCAATCGCGACCACGTCCGCGCCTTCCTGGCCGAGCTGCACCGCAGGCAGTTGACCAAGACTTCCATGGGCCGGAAACTGTCCAGCCTGCGCGCCTATTTCAAATACCTCCTGCGCCACAAGCTCATCACCAAGGACCCGGCCGCGGGCATCCGCAACCCCAAGCAGGAGAAGCGCCATCCCCAGGTGCTCAACGTGGACCAGGCCGTTGCCCTCATGGAGGCGCACGTGGACCCGGACCCCGAAGGACTGCGCGACGTCGCCCTGGCCGAGTTGCTCTACGGCTCGGGCCTGCGCATCAGCGAGGCCATCGGGCTGGACCTCAACGACGTGGATTCCGACGTGATCCGGGTCACCGGCAAGGGCAGCAAGGAGCGCATCGTGCCCCTGTCCGACGCGGCCGTCGAGCGCATCCGCCGCTACATGAGCCAGCGCCATGCCTTTCTCAAGGACAACTATGCCGAGCAGGCTCTGTTCCTCAGCTCCCGCGCGGGCAAGCGGCTGGACCGTCGCCAGGCCAACCGTATCGTGGCCAAGCTCGCCAAGCTGGCCGGGCTGCCCAAGGACGTGCACCCGCACATGCTCCGCCACAGCTTCGCCACCCACATGCTCGAAGCCGGGGCAGACCTGCGCAGCGTGCAGGAGTTGCTCGGCCACGAGAACCTGACCACGACCCAGCGTTACACGCATCTGGACATGCAGCGCATCATGCAGGTATACGACCACGCGCACCCGCTGGCGGGCGAGCACAAAAACGATACCGACAAAGACTGA
- a CDS encoding peptidylprolyl isomerase, whose product MDNPLVLLETPEGEILIELFPDKAPKTVENFLKYVDDEFYDGTLFHRVIKGFMIQTGGLTFSMQEKETFDPIENEATNGLKNLKGTVAMGRLPEPHSATSQFYINVADNADLDHTGEDDENFGYCVFGEVVDGMNVAEKISKIRTHSYQGFDDVPKDPISIISARRFE is encoded by the coding sequence ATGGACAATCCCCTGGTCCTTCTGGAAACCCCGGAAGGCGAAATCCTGATCGAACTTTTTCCTGACAAGGCCCCGAAAACCGTTGAGAACTTCCTCAAGTACGTGGACGACGAGTTCTACGACGGCACCCTGTTCCACCGGGTCATCAAGGGATTCATGATCCAGACCGGCGGCCTGACCTTCTCTATGCAGGAAAAGGAAACCTTCGATCCCATCGAGAACGAGGCAACCAACGGCCTGAAGAACCTCAAGGGCACCGTGGCCATGGGCCGCCTGCCCGAGCCGCACAGCGCCACCTCCCAGTTCTACATCAACGTGGCCGATAACGCCGACCTGGACCATACCGGCGAGGACGACGAGAACTTCGGCTACTGCGTGTTCGGCGAGGTCGTGGACGGCATGAACGTGGCCGAAAAAATCAGTAAGATCCGCACCCACTCCTACCAGGGCTTCGACGACGTCCCCAAGGACCCCATCTCGATCATCTCGGCCCGTCGGTTCGAGTAG
- a CDS encoding NAD(P)H-dependent flavin oxidoreductase, with translation MKLPSLNFGDIAARLPIIQGGMGVGISLSGLASAVANEGGVGVIATSMIGMLDPLRAKDPEGADRRSLIDEIRKARAKMTDGLLGVNIMCALTNYGDMVRTSIREKVDVIISGAGLPLEMPKYLREVSDEMKEELRTKLVPIVSSGRAASILCRKWASRFNYLPDGFVVEGPKAGGHLGFKAEQIDDPEYQLETILAQVVEAVQPYREKHEKPIPVIAAGGVYTGEDIARYLEMGASGVQMGTRFVATEECDADMAFKQAYINAKAEDVTIIKSPVGMPGRAIKNAFLDAVTAGLKHPKKCVHKCLHSCAENKSPYCIAQALVNAYKGKLKNGFAFCGANACLVDKIITVKELMTTLSEEAERKYQEVGQKLAETKEQAAQRLKDVLNK, from the coding sequence ATGAAACTTCCCAGTCTTAATTTCGGTGATATCGCCGCCCGTCTGCCCATCATCCAGGGCGGCATGGGCGTGGGCATCTCCCTTTCCGGGCTGGCCAGCGCCGTGGCCAACGAAGGCGGCGTAGGCGTCATCGCCACGTCCATGATCGGCATGCTCGACCCCCTTCGCGCCAAAGACCCCGAAGGGGCCGACCGCCGCAGCCTCATAGACGAAATCCGCAAGGCGCGGGCAAAGATGACCGACGGCCTGCTCGGCGTGAACATCATGTGCGCCCTGACCAACTACGGCGACATGGTCCGCACCTCCATCCGCGAAAAGGTGGATGTGATCATCTCCGGCGCGGGCCTGCCGCTGGAAATGCCCAAGTATCTGCGCGAGGTCTCCGATGAGATGAAGGAGGAACTGCGCACCAAGCTCGTGCCCATCGTCTCTTCCGGCCGCGCGGCCTCCATCCTCTGCCGCAAATGGGCCAGCCGCTTCAACTACCTGCCCGACGGCTTCGTGGTCGAAGGCCCCAAGGCAGGCGGGCACCTCGGCTTCAAGGCCGAACAGATCGACGACCCCGAGTACCAGTTGGAAACCATCCTGGCCCAGGTTGTCGAGGCCGTTCAGCCCTACCGCGAAAAACACGAAAAGCCGATCCCGGTCATCGCTGCGGGCGGCGTATACACCGGCGAAGACATTGCCCGCTACCTTGAGATGGGCGCTTCCGGCGTCCAGATGGGCACCCGGTTTGTGGCCACCGAGGAATGCGACGCGGACATGGCCTTCAAGCAGGCCTACATCAACGCCAAGGCCGAGGATGTGACCATCATCAAAAGCCCGGTGGGTATGCCCGGCCGCGCCATCAAGAACGCCTTCCTCGACGCCGTGACCGCCGGCCTCAAGCACCCCAAGAAGTGCGTGCACAAGTGCCTGCACTCTTGCGCCGAGAACAAGTCCCCCTACTGCATCGCCCAGGCCCTGGTGAACGCCTACAAGGGCAAGCTCAAGAACGGCTTCGCCTTCTGCGGCGCCAACGCCTGTCTGGTGGACAAGATCATCACCGTCAAGGAACTGATGACCACCCTCAGCGAAGAAGCCGAACGCAAGTACCAGGAAGTCGGCCAGAAACTCGCCGAGACCAAGGAACAGGCCGCCCAACGCCTCAAGGACGTCCTGAACAAGTAG
- the lhgO gene encoding L-2-hydroxyglutarate oxidase: protein MYSAHTVICGAGILGLTIARELLKAGCDDVILFDKEPALGRHASGRNSGVLHAGIYYDPGTLKARMCLEGNRRMQAYCEERALPLFKSGKVIVARTEDELDTLDELERRATANGGVVEMIDKKRLAEIEPNAFTVDRALYSPQTSVVDPRRILSAMREELETSGKVRFFFDTRFTGTAGPNRVATSQGDIGYKLFINAAGAYSDKVAQAFGIGEDYRLLPFKGIYHVLKKPAADRIKGSIYPVPNIKNPFLGVHFTRSVHGEVYVGPTAIPAFGRENYGILKGLDGEVLNILFRDMRMFMENKKFRTIALEEPRKYFFKHFFNDAAKLVKEIAPEDMLPSAKVGIRPQLVNIRTSQLVMDFVIEEAEHSVHILNSISPAFTSSMYFAELVVKEHVTAS from the coding sequence ATGTACAGCGCGCACACCGTCATCTGCGGGGCGGGCATCCTCGGGCTGACCATCGCCCGCGAGCTGCTCAAGGCCGGCTGCGACGACGTCATCCTCTTCGACAAGGAACCGGCTCTGGGCAGGCACGCCTCGGGCCGCAACAGCGGCGTGCTCCACGCGGGCATCTACTACGACCCCGGCACCCTGAAGGCCAGGATGTGCCTGGAAGGCAACCGGCGCATGCAGGCCTACTGCGAGGAGCGGGCGTTGCCCCTGTTCAAGTCCGGCAAGGTCATCGTGGCCCGCACCGAGGACGAGCTGGACACCCTCGACGAACTGGAGCGCCGCGCCACGGCCAACGGCGGCGTGGTCGAGATGATCGACAAGAAGCGCCTGGCCGAGATCGAGCCCAACGCCTTTACCGTGGACCGCGCCCTGTACTCGCCCCAGACCAGCGTGGTCGACCCCAGGCGCATCCTTTCGGCCATGCGCGAAGAGCTGGAGACCAGCGGCAAGGTCCGCTTCTTCTTCGACACCCGGTTCACCGGCACGGCCGGGCCGAACAGGGTCGCGACCTCCCAGGGCGACATCGGCTACAAGCTGTTCATCAACGCGGCCGGCGCCTACAGCGACAAGGTGGCACAGGCTTTCGGCATCGGCGAAGACTATCGCCTGCTGCCCTTCAAGGGCATCTACCATGTGCTCAAAAAGCCCGCTGCAGACCGCATCAAAGGGTCCATTTACCCGGTCCCGAACATCAAGAACCCGTTCCTCGGCGTGCACTTCACCCGTAGCGTGCACGGCGAAGTGTACGTCGGCCCCACGGCCATCCCGGCCTTCGGGCGAGAAAACTACGGCATCCTCAAGGGACTGGACGGCGAAGTCCTGAACATCCTCTTCCGCGACATGCGCATGTTCATGGAAAACAAGAAATTCCGGACCATCGCCCTAGAGGAGCCACGCAAATATTTCTTCAAGCACTTTTTCAACGACGCGGCCAAACTGGTCAAGGAGATCGCCCCCGAAGACATGCTCCCCTCGGCCAAGGTGGGCATCCGGCCCCAGCTCGTGAACATCCGGACCAGCCAACTGGTCATGGATTTCGTCATCGAGGAAGCCGAACACAGCGTCCATATCCTCAATTCCATATCCCCGGCCTTTACCAGCTCCATGTATTTCGCCGAACTGGTGGTCAAGGAGCACGTCACGGCTTCGTAA
- a CDS encoding PPC domain-containing DNA-binding protein encodes MQYSQGNVGRVFTLRLEDGERLPDCLEQFAKEHSIQTALCTLIGGADQGNVVAGPKDGKAPVIDPILCPVHGAHEVLGLGTLFPDESGAPILHMHAALGRDGETLAGCIRPGLDVWLVGEVVIMEIEDTGMLRKKDPESGVALLTKA; translated from the coding sequence ATGCAGTACAGCCAAGGCAATGTGGGCAGGGTCTTCACCCTGCGTCTGGAAGACGGCGAGCGGCTCCCGGACTGTCTCGAACAGTTCGCCAAGGAACACTCCATTCAAACCGCCCTGTGCACCCTCATCGGCGGCGCGGACCAAGGCAACGTGGTGGCCGGCCCCAAGGACGGCAAGGCCCCGGTCATAGACCCGATCCTCTGCCCGGTGCACGGCGCCCACGAGGTGCTCGGCCTGGGCACCCTGTTCCCGGACGAGTCCGGCGCCCCGATCCTGCACATGCACGCGGCGCTCGGCCGTGACGGCGAGACCCTGGCAGGCTGCATCCGCCCCGGCCTGGACGTCTGGCTGGTGGGCGAGGTCGTCATCATGGAAATAGAGGACACCGGCATGCTGCGCAAAAAGGACCCCGAGAGCGGCGTGGCCCTGCTGACCAAGGCATAA
- a CDS encoding PD-(D/E)XK nuclease family protein has product MQPVLLVPWQIDFMPVLADMVAESDNPGKLTILFPHNRPRRHLKGLLAAHPAMRKPAFMPEMTSIADFVSGLHRHLSPAPPVRANQLDLVEMLHRVVADLRGRKGSLLSRLPELDREAFLPWGMLLTRLMDDLLRQDLEPQDLEYMEGEVSAYAAGLLEQLRAIHHEYLARLDARGWTTPGLSARFVLDHLDEVAEALDGRTVLAAGFYALSGTEDRLFRTLWERDILTPVLHSDPALAEGGRAHWATAEHAAWLARWGVRPEIPFDLDTAPHAPDIRFCEGYDRHSQLAGLAEDMRALHERDSLDRTAVVLPDEGALLPVLHMLPSVAPDLEPNISMGYPLARTSLARLIETLLVLRENRATDGRYYWKDVIALIRHPYLRLLGPEDKPLRTVFHLWEATIRRGEKFIDPMAFAPEWDGDALKDVDRSVAEPLLREILDRCLTAFESVDTLADLGEALAGLAAMLHARGDRLWHTYLMDAECLFRLTNSVIPQLKSAETCFEPLGQSTLHSFLRRLLDQERVSFEPDPLTGLQVLGVLETRLLHFDKLFVLDAVEERLPGTNPFDPLLPDPLRKLLGLPDARERDNVSGYNFYRLLMGANEAVIYYQNGVQPGVLDGKSVRSRFVEQLLWERELEAKKLLTPEDGVVRTVTFPASSLPAGPPSVPATDAVRRALTEFLTAKGLSPSGLDAYMSCPKRFFYQYLSGVRPVDAVDEDGDRSEFGSLVHDVLKEFFLPHIGTGEDLAALDPAPLLAAFSETFRAGPLYARLPLDTRMALMEAGRYRLERFVAAQQPATLLGLEQPLETVLAAGGLAIPFKGRIDRVERREQGVVILDYKTGGAQLPRARFWNDMELEDRMDGFLDGDLDPDLLPDLDNAVRSVQLPAYLHLYAEATGESPVNAGLIKLGENGREQLLFPAKWTEEEVDDAVDDTAPLLVRTLVHHMLTASRFDPRPGDRCKWCDFTKPCGQTPPKDK; this is encoded by the coding sequence ATGCAACCCGTACTCCTCGTTCCCTGGCAGATCGATTTCATGCCCGTGCTGGCCGACATGGTGGCCGAATCGGACAATCCCGGCAAGCTGACCATACTTTTCCCGCACAACCGCCCGCGCCGCCACCTGAAAGGGTTGCTCGCCGCGCACCCGGCCATGCGAAAGCCCGCGTTCATGCCCGAGATGACCTCCATTGCGGACTTCGTCTCCGGACTGCACCGCCACCTTTCGCCCGCCCCGCCGGTCAGGGCCAACCAACTCGACCTGGTGGAGATGCTGCACCGCGTCGTCGCGGACCTGCGCGGGCGCAAGGGCAGCCTCCTCTCCCGCCTGCCCGAACTCGACCGCGAGGCGTTCCTGCCGTGGGGCATGCTGCTGACCCGGCTCATGGACGACCTCCTGCGCCAGGACCTGGAGCCCCAGGACCTGGAATACATGGAGGGCGAGGTTTCGGCCTATGCCGCCGGGCTCCTGGAGCAACTGCGCGCCATCCACCACGAATACCTGGCCCGGCTCGACGCCAGGGGTTGGACCACGCCCGGCCTGTCCGCCCGCTTCGTCCTCGACCACCTGGACGAGGTGGCGGAGGCCCTGGACGGCCGGACCGTGCTGGCCGCCGGGTTCTACGCACTGAGCGGGACCGAGGACCGGCTCTTCCGCACACTCTGGGAGCGGGACATCCTGACCCCGGTGCTGCACTCGGACCCGGCCCTGGCCGAGGGTGGCCGCGCTCACTGGGCCACGGCCGAACACGCGGCCTGGCTCGCCCGCTGGGGTGTGCGTCCGGAGATTCCATTCGACCTGGACACCGCTCCCCACGCCCCGGATATCCGGTTCTGCGAGGGCTACGACCGCCACTCGCAACTGGCCGGGCTGGCCGAGGACATGCGCGCGCTCCACGAGCGCGACTCCCTGGACCGCACCGCCGTGGTCCTGCCCGACGAGGGCGCGCTCCTGCCCGTGCTGCACATGCTCCCGAGCGTGGCCCCGGACCTGGAGCCGAACATTTCCATGGGCTATCCGCTGGCACGCACCTCCCTGGCCCGGCTCATCGAAACCCTGCTGGTGCTGCGGGAGAACCGCGCAACGGACGGCCGCTATTACTGGAAGGACGTGATCGCCCTTATCCGGCACCCCTACCTGCGCCTGCTCGGACCGGAGGACAAGCCGCTGCGCACCGTGTTCCACCTGTGGGAGGCCACCATCCGCAGGGGCGAGAAATTCATCGATCCCATGGCCTTTGCGCCGGAATGGGACGGCGACGCCCTGAAAGATGTGGACCGGTCCGTGGCCGAGCCGCTGCTCAGGGAAATCCTGGACCGCTGCCTGACCGCTTTCGAATCCGTGGACACCCTGGCCGACCTGGGCGAGGCCCTGGCCGGGCTGGCCGCCATGCTCCACGCGCGCGGCGATCGGCTGTGGCATACCTATCTCATGGACGCCGAGTGCCTGTTCCGGCTGACCAACTCGGTCATCCCGCAACTCAAGAGCGCCGAGACCTGCTTCGAGCCCCTGGGGCAGTCCACCCTGCACTCGTTCCTGCGCCGGTTGCTCGACCAGGAGCGCGTCTCCTTCGAGCCCGACCCCCTGACCGGCCTGCAGGTCCTGGGCGTGCTCGAAACCCGGCTGCTCCACTTCGACAAGCTCTTCGTCCTCGACGCCGTGGAGGAGCGGCTGCCCGGCACCAACCCGTTCGACCCGCTCCTGCCCGATCCGCTGCGCAAGCTCCTCGGCCTGCCCGACGCCCGCGAGCGGGACAACGTCTCGGGCTACAACTTCTACCGCTTGCTCATGGGCGCAAACGAGGCGGTCATCTACTACCAGAACGGCGTCCAGCCGGGCGTGCTCGACGGCAAGTCGGTGCGCAGCCGGTTCGTGGAACAACTCTTGTGGGAACGCGAACTGGAGGCGAAAAAACTCCTCACGCCCGAGGACGGTGTGGTCCGCACCGTGACCTTCCCGGCCAGTTCCCTGCCCGCCGGTCCGCCGTCGGTTCCTGCCACCGACGCCGTGCGCCGGGCCCTGACCGAATTCCTGACCGCCAAGGGGCTCTCGCCGTCCGGCCTGGACGCCTACATGAGCTGCCCCAAGCGGTTCTTCTACCAGTATCTTTCGGGCGTGCGCCCGGTGGACGCCGTGGACGAGGACGGCGACCGCAGCGAATTCGGCTCCCTGGTCCACGACGTGCTCAAGGAATTTTTCCTGCCCCATATCGGGACCGGCGAGGACCTGGCGGCCCTGGACCCCGCCCCGCTGCTCGCGGCCTTCAGCGAGACCTTCCGCGCCGGACCGCTGTACGCCCGCCTGCCGCTGGACACGCGCATGGCCCTGATGGAGGCCGGACGCTACCGGCTGGAAAGGTTCGTGGCCGCGCAGCAGCCCGCCACGCTCCTCGGCCTGGAACAGCCCCTGGAGACCGTGCTAGCCGCGGGCGGCCTGGCCATTCCCTTCAAAGGCCGCATCGACCGCGTGGAGCGGCGCGAACAGGGCGTGGTCATCCTCGACTACAAGACCGGCGGCGCGCAGCTCCCCAGAGCGCGCTTCTGGAACGACATGGAACTCGAGGACCGCATGGACGGCTTCCTGGATGGTGACCTGGACCCGGATCTGCTCCCCGACCTGGACAACGCCGTGCGCTCGGTCCAGCTCCCGGCCTATCTGCATCTCTACGCCGAGGCCACTGGGGAGTCCCCGGTCAACGCGGGGCTGATCAAGCTGGGCGAGAACGGCAGGGAGCAGTTGCTCTTCCCGGCCAAGTGGACCGAAGAGGAAGTGGACGATGCGGTGGACGACACCGCCCCGCTCCTGGTACGGACATTGGTCCACCATATGCTCACGGCCTCCCGGTTCGACCCCCGGCCCGGAGACCGCTGCAAGTGGTGCGATTTCACCAAACCGTGCGGGCAGACCCCGCCCAAGGACAAATAG